Genomic window (Streptomyces cadmiisoli):
GGACTGTGGATGTGGCGTGGGGACGCGGCCGTGCTCGGCCTCGGCCGGCTGCTGCTCCTGATGCTCTGGGCCCCGCTGAGGCGGGTCGGCCGGCTCGCGGGCGTCGCCGTCCCGAAGCCGCCAGCGGCCCTGCACCCGGCGCACACCGCCGCGCCGGCACCGGGCCGGGTACTTCTCCATCACGTCGTCTCCCGCAGAGGTCCTCCGGTTCTCCTCCTTTCCTTCTGACACCGCCCGGCGGGGCCGCACCGGACCCCGGTACCGCCGACCGCGACGGGCGAGGAACCGCCACCTCCCGATACCGGCGGCAGCGCACCGACACCGCACGGCCGACGCGGCCCGCACGGCCGCCGAGCGCGCGGCGGGCGTCGGGGGAAGCGCCCGCCCGTGGCCGCTCGGCGGACCGCGCGGACCGCTGCCCTCAGGGCCGGCCCCGGTGCGTGGTCACCGCGGACGCGGTGCCGCTCACAGCACCAGTTCGGGCTGGTGGTGGTCCAGCCAGAGCGCCAGGTCGACCACGCGCTCCAGCCGCAGCCGGTGGCCCCACTCCAGCTGGTCGGCCGGGGTGTCCAGACAGGGCTTGATACGGGTCTCGTCGGCGATGGAGCGCACCCGGTCGTCGGCGAGGGCGTCGCGGGCCATGTCCTGAAGTCCGCGGTTGTAGTCGGGGTGATGGGTGGCCGGGTAGTGGTTCTTCGGCCGGTACAGCACGGAATCGGGAGCCAGGCCCGCGCCCACCGCGCGCAGCAGGCTCTTCTCCCGCCCGTCGAAGCTCTTGAGGGACCAGGGCGCGGCGAAGGCGTACTCGACGAGCCGGTGGTCGCAGTAGGGGACGCGCACCTCCAGTCCCTGCGCCATGCTCAGCCGGTCCTTGCGGTGCAGGAGCTGGCGCAGCCAGCGGGTCAGGGACAGGTGCTGCATCTCGCGCTGCCGGTGCTCGGCCGGGGTCTCGTCGTCCAGGTGCGGCACGGCGGCCAGCGCGCCGCGGTAGGTGTCGGCGCTGAATTCACCGATGCGCAGGTCCAGTTCGGGGTTGAGCGGCATGGCGGCCTCGTCCCCGGTGACCAGCAGCCAGGGGAAGGTGTCGGCGGCCAGCGCCTCGGGGTTGTGGAACCAGGGGTAGCCGCCGAACACCTCGTCGGCGGCCTCACCGGACAGCGCGACGGTGGAATGCCGCCGGATCTCACCGAACAGCAGGTACAGCGAGGTGTCCATGTCACCGACGCCGATCGGCGAGTCCCGGGCGACGACCACCGCGCGCCGGTGCTCCGGGTCGAGCAGGTCCCGCGGGTCGAGGACGACGGTGGAGTGGTCCGTGCCGATGAAGGCGCCCGCCTCCGTGGCGTACGGGGTGTCGTGGCCGGTGCGCAGCACGTCGCCGGTGAACTGCTCGGCCTGGTCGCTGTAGTCGACGGCGTACGAGCGGATACGGGCGTCCGGGCCCTCGCGCAGGCGCAGTTCGTCGGCGAGGAGCGCGGTCACGACGGTGGAGTCGAGGCCGCCGGACAGCAGGCTGCACAGCGGGACGTCGGCCTCCAGCTGCCCGCGGGCGGCGCCGCCGACGAGCCGGGCGACCCGGTCGACGGCGGTGTCCTTGTCGTCCGTGTGGGCGGCGAGGTCCAGTTGCCAGTAACGGCGCTCGCGGATGCCGTCGCGGTCCAGCACCAGCACACCGCCGGGTTCGACCTCGCGCACCCCCGACCAGACCGTCGGGCCGGTGTTGAACAGCAGGCTGTACGCCTCCCGCAGCCCGTCGGCGTCCACCCGGGGCCGGATCTCCGGGTGGGCGAACAGGGCCTTGGGCTCGGAGGCGAAGGCGAGACCGCCGTCGACGGCGGCCCAGAACAGCGGTTTGACCCCGAGCCGGTCGCGCACCAGCACCAGCTTGCCCGCACGCTCGTCCCAGACGGCGAAGGCGAACATGCCGTCCAGGTGCTCGGCCAGGTCCTCGCCCCATTCGGCGTACGCGCGCAGCACCACCTCGGTGTCGCTGCGGGTGCGGAACTCATGGCCCCGGCCGCGCAGTTCGGCGCGTAATTCGTGGTGGTTGTACACCTCGCCGCTGTAGCTGAGCACGGCCGTCGGCGCGTCGGGCCGGTCGGGCATCGGCTGGGCGCCGCCCGCCAGGTCGATGACGGCCAGCCGGCGGTGCCCGATCGCGGCGTGCTCGCCGAGCCAGACGCCGCCCGCGTCGGGACCGCGCGGGGTGAGCGTGGCGGTCATGGCCTCGATGACCCGGGGCCGGGTGCGGGCGTCGCGGTGGAAGGACGCCCAGCCGGTGATTCCACACATGGGGCTACTCCTGGGTGAGGGGTACGTCGACGGTCTTGTCGGGCAGCCGGACGGCGGAGCCGCGGGCGGGCAGGGCGAGGAGGGGTACGGCGAGACAGGCGGCGGCAGCGGCGAGCGCGAGACCGGCGCGGGCGCCGGCCTCCGATCCGGCGATGCCCCAGACGGCGGTCGCCAGCGCCGGGCCGAGGGTGAAGCCGAGACTGCGGGCGAGCTGGAGGGCGGAGCCGACGGTGGCGGCCCGGTCGGGCGGCGCGGCGCCCATCACGAGGGCCTGGGTCGGGCCGCCGTTCAGCCCCATGCCGACGCCCGCGAGGGCGAGCCGCCAGGCCACGTCGGGCGGTGACCAGCCGTCCCCGAGGGGGACGAGCAGGAGCAGGCCGACGGCGGTGAGACCGGCGCCGGTCACGGCGACCCGCCGGGCTCCGTAGTGGTCGGCGAGCCGTCCGCCGAGCGGTCCGGCCAGTCCCATGCCGAGGGGGAAGGCGAGCACGGTCAGCCCGGTCGTGGTCGCGCTGACCCCGTCGTCCCGCTGGAGGTGCAGGGCGACGACGTAGTGCATGGCGGCGAAGCCGGCGGCCAGCGACAGCACCGCCCCGTGGGCCGGCAGCAGCCCCGTGGCGCGCACCGCGGCGGTCACCGGCCGCCCACCGGGCCCGCGCAGCCACCACCACAGCGGGGGCAGGGCGGCGACCGCGAGGGTCAGCCAGAGGGGGCCGCCGGAGGCGAGGGTGAGGGACAGGAGCAGCACCGTCACACCGGCGGCGACGAGCGAGGAGTCGGCCAGCGAACGGCGGTCGGGGGCGTGCAGCCCGCCGTCGCGGGACATGACGCGCCGGACGACGAACAACGCCAGCAGACAGAACGGGATCTTGACGAGGAACACCCAGCGCCAGCCGAGCTGGTCCAGCAGCAGTCCGCCCACCGCCGGTCCGGTGACCGCGCCCAGCGGGCCGAGGGTGGCGGGCACGCTCATCGCCCGGCCGCGCAGCTCCGGCCGCACCGACCGCATCGCCAGCACCGGCATCAGCACGAACAGGACGGCGGCGAACGCGCCCTGGGCGACCCGGGCCCCGATCAGCCAGGAGGCCCACGGCGCGACCGAGGCGGCGGCGCTGAACAGGGCGAACCCGGCGGCGGCGGTCAGCAGGGCGGATCGTGTGCCCACCCCGTCCAGCCACCGGCCGACGGGCAGGAGCAGGGCGACGACGGGCAGTTGGTAGCCGAGGACCGCCCACTGCGCGGTCGCGGCCGACACGTCCAGACCGTCGGCGATGTCCGCGAGTGCCACATTGACGATGTTCATGTCCAGCATCGCGACGAACGACAGCACGCCCGCCACGGCCACCAGGGACCAGCGGTCCTCGCCGCGGGACAAGTGACCGGCCCGTTGGTCCGTCACGTCTGCGCCCTCCCCACCCGGGTGGGGCTGCCCGGCGGCAGCCTCCGTTCCAGAAGTCGGACGGGGCCGGGGCCGAGTTCCCGGCGCGGGTCGGAAAAGCCGTGTTCCACGGGGTCAGCGGCTGTTGGGAACGACAGGTGAGGCCACCGTGCCCGGCACGGCGGCGTCCTCGCCGGTGGTGGCGTACTCGTCCACGGCCGTGTCCGCGGGGCTGCGGTGGTCGAAGGCGATCAGCGGGTCACCGGTCAGCGGGTGCTCCACGACGGTCGCGCGTACGCCGAAGACCTTGGCCAGCAGCTCGGGCCGCAGGACCTCGCGGGGCGGGCCGGACGCGACGACGCCGCCGTCGTGCAGGACGTGCAGCCGGTCGCAGACGGAGGCGGCGGCGTTCAGGTCGTGCAGGGACACGAGGGTCGTGCGGCGCTGGGCGCGCAGCAGGGCGAGAAGCTCCACCTGGTGGCGGATGTCGAGGTGGTTGGTGGGCTCGTCCAGGACGAGGACGTCGGTCTGCTGCGCGAAGGCGCGGGCCAGCAGGACGCGTTGCCGCTCGCCGCCGGACAGCTCGGTGAAGCGGCGGCCCGCGTGGTCGGCCATGCCGACGTCGGCGAGCGCGCCGGCCACGATGTCGCGGTCGGCGGCGTCCTCGCCGGCGAAGGCCCGCTTGTAGGGGGTGCGGCCCATGGCGACGACCTCGCGCACGGTCAGCTCGAAATCGCCGCCCCGTTCCTGCGGGAGTGCCGCGATCCGCCGGGCGCTCTGCACGGGGCTCAGCTCGCGCAGGTCGGTGCCGGCCAGCAGCACCCGGCCGGCGGCCGGTTTCAGGTGCCGGTACACCGTGCGCAGGAGCGTGGACTTGCCGCTGCCGTTCGGGCCGACGAGTCCGGTGATCTCGCCCTCGTCCGCGATCAGATGGGCCCCGGCGACGACCGTACGGCCCGCGTACGCGACGTGCAGGTCCTCGACGTCGATCCTCAACGTGCGCTCCCCGAGTTCTCGTCCGGCGTCCCGGACGCCGTCAACTTGCGCTCCCCAGCCGCCGGTCGAGCAGATACAGCAGGGCCGGGGCCCCGATCAGCGAGGTGACGACACCGACCGGCAGTTCCTGGGTGTCCATGGCGGTACGGCACACGATGTCGACGACGACCATCAGCAGCGCCCCGAACAGCGCGGAGATCGGCAGCAGCCGGCGGTGGTCGCCGCCGACGACCAGCCGGCACACGTGCGGGACCATCAGGGCGACGAAGGCGATGGCCCCGGACACCGCCACGAGGACACCGGTCAGCAGGCTGGTCACGGTGAACAGTTCGCGGCGCAGCCGGACGACGTCGACGCCGAGGCCGGCGGCCGTCTCGTCGCCCATCAGCAGGGCGTTGAGGCCGCGGGCGCGGGCCTGGAGCAGCAGTGCGGCCGCCGGCACGGCAACGGCGGGTACGGCGAGCAGCGGCCAGTTGGCGCCGCCGAGGCTGCCCATGAGCCAGAACAGGACGCTGTGCGTCTGCTGCTCGTCACCGGCCTGGAGGACGAGGTAGCTGGTGAATCCGGACAGGAACTGGCCGATCGCCACCCCGGCCAGGACCAGCCGCAGCGGGGCGAAGCCGCCGCCGCGCCGGGCCACCGTCCACACCAGGGCGAAGGTGGCCAGCGCGCCCACGAAGGCCGCGCCGGACAGGCCGAGGCCGAGCGCGCCGCCCGCCCCGAGCCCGAGGACGATCGCCCCGACCGCGCCGAGCGAGGCGCCGTTGGAGATGCCGAGCAGGTAGGGGTCGGCGAGCGGGTTGCGCACCAGGGCCTGCACCGCCGTACCGACGAGGCCGAGGCCCGCGCCGACGAGGGCCGCCAGCACGGCGCGCGGGACGCGCAGTTGCCAGACGATCAGGTCGTCGGTGCCGGGCCGGGGCGGTTCGCCGGAGAGCCGCCGCCACACCACGCCCCACACCTCGCCGGGCGGGATGGAGGTCGATCCCCAGGCCACCGCGGCGGTGAGCGCGAGCAGCAGTGCCGCGGCGAGGACCGCCGCCAGCGGCGCGGCGGGCACGACGCGCGGCCGGCTGTCCGTCCGCGGGCTCTTGCGGGCCGGCAGGGTGACGCTCACGATCAGTCGACCTTGCCCGGGTAGAGCTTGCGGGCGATCTCCTGGACGGTGTCCGCGTTGGTGACACCGGCGATGGTGGTCCGCTCGGAGCCGATACGCAGGAAGTTGCCGTCCTCGACGGCTCGCAGGCCCTTGGTGGCGGGGTTGCTCTCCAGCCACTTCCGGGCCTCGTCGAAGGCCTTGTCGTTGGCGGCGTCGCTGCCCCGGTTGCGTACGCCGAGCTGGATCCAGTCGGGGTTCTCGGCGATCACGTCCTCCCAGCCGACCTGCTGGAAGTCGGCGTCGCAGTCCGCGAAGGCGTTGCGGGCCCCGGCCAGGGTGATGACCGCGTTGGCGATCTGGCGGTTGCAGACGACGACGGGCTGCTTGGTGCCGGCGTCGTAGTCGAAGAAGAAGTACGTGGGCCGCTCGCCCTCGGGGGTGGAGCCGACCGCCCGCTGGACGGCGGCCACCTTCCGCTTCATGCCGTCGACGAGTTCCTTCGCCCTGCCGGAGGTGCCGGTGACCGCGCCGAGGGAGGTGATGTCCTCCTGGACGGCGGTCAGGTCGGTCACCGGGCTGTCGTCGCCGGCGGCGCAGGCGGTGGACTTCAGGTAGACCCGCTTGATGCCGGCCGCCTTGAACTCCTCGTCGGTGGGCACGTCCGCCGTCCCGCCCATGTCCATCGCCCCGAAGGTGTCGAGGAAGACGTCGGCGCCGGAGCCGAGGAGTTTCTCCTTCGGGATCACGTACCGGCTCATCACCTCGACCCGCTGGGCCTGGGCGTCCAGCTCCGCGGGGAGGGTCCCCTTGCCCGGCGGGAAGCCCGTGCCGATCACCTTGTCGCCGGCGCCCAGCCGGAGCAGCAGTTCCAGGCTGGAGGCATTGCTGGTGACGATCTTCCCGGGCGCCTCGGAGAAGCTGGTCTCGGCGCCCGAGCAGTCGGTGACGGTCACCGGGTAGCCGCCGGCCACCGAGTCCCCGGCGGGTGCGCCGCCGGCCGAGTCACCGTCCCCGCCGCCGCAGCCCGTCGCCAGCAGTCCGCCGAGCACCACGGCCGTCGTACCCCACCACGCGCGAGAACGCATCGCACCTCTCCAGGTTCCACTCGGTACACGGGCGGACGGACGCCACCCGCTCCAGATGTCGGACCGGACTCCCCTGCGGTTCCCGGTGGTTGACGCGCGCGGTCACTGCGGACCGTCGCCGGGCAGGACCACCACCGCCTGCGTCCTGATCGGTCCGCTGTTCTCGAAGTAGAGGGTGAACCGCACCAGGTCGCCGGTGCGCCAGCCGGCCTTCGCGCGCACGGTGATGTCGAGGCCGAACGGGGACATGGGCAGGCTGCCTCCGGCCGGGACGGTCACAGAGTCCACGGTCTCGGGGTACGCCGCCGAGCCGTCGGTCATCCGGTGCGTGCTGAGCGTGGGCTCGCCCAGGGAGCCGGTGGACGTCACCCGGGTCAGCCGGTCGTCCATGCCGCCGGTGTTGTCTATCCGGAAGAAGGCCGCGGTGTCGCCGCTCTCGCTGGACGGCAGGAACACCCGTCCCTGGCTGACCTCGATGCTCGCTCCCTCGCCGGCGTTGCCGACCAGGGTCCAGGCGGCCAGCGCGCCCAGTGCGATCCCGCAGGCGGCGACCGGCGCGAGGGCGGCCCGCAGGCTCTCGGTGAGGCGCTTTCCGCTGGGCCGCCAGGATGTCTCGGTCATGCCTCACCACTCCGGCGCGGCATCGTGGACGGCTGACGCGCGGTCATCGGTCACTGCTCCCGGCAGGAGAGGGGACGGGCGAGGGCCGGTTGCCCGGGGTCGGGCCGGTGGCGGCCGGCCGACGGCCCCGGGCGGGCGACGGCTGCCAGGCGCGCAGGCGCAGGCTGTTGCCGACGACCAGGACGGAGCTGGCGGACATCGCCGCCGCGGCCAGCATCGGGTTGAGCA
Coding sequences:
- a CDS encoding ABC transporter ATP-binding protein gives rise to the protein MRIDVEDLHVAYAGRTVVAGAHLIADEGEITGLVGPNGSGKSTLLRTVYRHLKPAAGRVLLAGTDLRELSPVQSARRIAALPQERGGDFELTVREVVAMGRTPYKRAFAGEDAADRDIVAGALADVGMADHAGRRFTELSGGERQRVLLARAFAQQTDVLVLDEPTNHLDIRHQVELLALLRAQRRTTLVSLHDLNAAASVCDRLHVLHDGGVVASGPPREVLRPELLAKVFGVRATVVEHPLTGDPLIAFDHRSPADTAVDEYATTGEDAAVPGTVASPVVPNSR
- a CDS encoding MFS transporter: MTDQRAGHLSRGEDRWSLVAVAGVLSFVAMLDMNIVNVALADIADGLDVSAATAQWAVLGYQLPVVALLLPVGRWLDGVGTRSALLTAAAGFALFSAAASVAPWASWLIGARVAQGAFAAVLFVLMPVLAMRSVRPELRGRAMSVPATLGPLGAVTGPAVGGLLLDQLGWRWVFLVKIPFCLLALFVVRRVMSRDGGLHAPDRRSLADSSLVAAGVTVLLLSLTLASGGPLWLTLAVAALPPLWWWLRGPGGRPVTAAVRATGLLPAHGAVLSLAAGFAAMHYVVALHLQRDDGVSATTTGLTVLAFPLGMGLAGPLGGRLADHYGARRVAVTGAGLTAVGLLLLVPLGDGWSPPDVAWRLALAGVGMGLNGGPTQALVMGAAPPDRAATVGSALQLARSLGFTLGPALATAVWGIAGSEAGARAGLALAAAAACLAVPLLALPARGSAVRLPDKTVDVPLTQE
- a CDS encoding ABC transporter substrate-binding protein, whose translation is MRSRAWWGTTAVVLGGLLATGCGGGDGDSAGGAPAGDSVAGGYPVTVTDCSGAETSFSEAPGKIVTSNASSLELLLRLGAGDKVIGTGFPPGKGTLPAELDAQAQRVEVMSRYVIPKEKLLGSGADVFLDTFGAMDMGGTADVPTDEEFKAAGIKRVYLKSTACAAGDDSPVTDLTAVQEDITSLGAVTGTSGRAKELVDGMKRKVAAVQRAVGSTPEGERPTYFFFDYDAGTKQPVVVCNRQIANAVITLAGARNAFADCDADFQQVGWEDVIAENPDWIQLGVRNRGSDAANDKAFDEARKWLESNPATKGLRAVEDGNFLRIGSERTTIAGVTNADTVQEIARKLYPGKVD
- the asnB gene encoding asparagine synthase (glutamine-hydrolyzing), with the protein product MCGITGWASFHRDARTRPRVIEAMTATLTPRGPDAGGVWLGEHAAIGHRRLAVIDLAGGAQPMPDRPDAPTAVLSYSGEVYNHHELRAELRGRGHEFRTRSDTEVVLRAYAEWGEDLAEHLDGMFAFAVWDERAGKLVLVRDRLGVKPLFWAAVDGGLAFASEPKALFAHPEIRPRVDADGLREAYSLLFNTGPTVWSGVREVEPGGVLVLDRDGIRERRYWQLDLAAHTDDKDTAVDRVARLVGGAARGQLEADVPLCSLLSGGLDSTVVTALLADELRLREGPDARIRSYAVDYSDQAEQFTGDVLRTGHDTPYATEAGAFIGTDHSTVVLDPRDLLDPEHRRAVVVARDSPIGVGDMDTSLYLLFGEIRRHSTVALSGEAADEVFGGYPWFHNPEALAADTFPWLLVTGDEAAMPLNPELDLRIGEFSADTYRGALAAVPHLDDETPAEHRQREMQHLSLTRWLRQLLHRKDRLSMAQGLEVRVPYCDHRLVEYAFAAPWSLKSFDGREKSLLRAVGAGLAPDSVLYRPKNHYPATHHPDYNRGLQDMARDALADDRVRSIADETRIKPCLDTPADQLEWGHRLRLERVVDLALWLDHHQPELVL
- a CDS encoding FecCD family ABC transporter permease; translated protein: MSVTLPARKSPRTDSRPRVVPAAPLAAVLAAALLLALTAAVAWGSTSIPPGEVWGVVWRRLSGEPPRPGTDDLIVWQLRVPRAVLAALVGAGLGLVGTAVQALVRNPLADPYLLGISNGASLGAVGAIVLGLGAGGALGLGLSGAAFVGALATFALVWTVARRGGGFAPLRLVLAGVAIGQFLSGFTSYLVLQAGDEQQTHSVLFWLMGSLGGANWPLLAVPAVAVPAAALLLQARARGLNALLMGDETAAGLGVDVVRLRRELFTVTSLLTGVLVAVSGAIAFVALMVPHVCRLVVGGDHRRLLPISALFGALLMVVVDIVCRTAMDTQELPVGVVTSLIGAPALLYLLDRRLGSAS
- a CDS encoding copper chaperone PCu(A)C, with translation MTETSWRPSGKRLTESLRAALAPVAACGIALGALAAWTLVGNAGEGASIEVSQGRVFLPSSESGDTAAFFRIDNTGGMDDRLTRVTSTGSLGEPTLSTHRMTDGSAAYPETVDSVTVPAGGSLPMSPFGLDITVRAKAGWRTGDLVRFTLYFENSGPIRTQAVVVLPGDGPQ